From a region of the Paralichthys olivaceus isolate ysfri-2021 chromosome 4, ASM2471397v2, whole genome shotgun sequence genome:
- the LOC109641106 gene encoding dual specificity protein phosphatase 26-like, with protein sequence MSYTTKLPASWNDEPPPRKVEIDLSSPGLAVVELERLLFTGKAIMSHADEVWPRLYIGDQHSAENTADLSKHQITHILNAAHSKRGGQPGIYRGMKITYKGIEAHDSCGFDMSVNFATAADFIHRALSRGDKVLVHCHVGVSRSATLVLAYLMLKQNLTLVEAICAVKDKRGVSPNRGFLRQLIELDGQLFGTHP encoded by the exons ATGTCCTATACAACAAAACTCCCTGCATCCTGGAATGATGAGCCTCCTCCTCGGAAAGTGGAGATCGACCTGAGCTCACCTGGACTTGCGGTGGTCGAGTTGGAAAGACTCTTGTTTACTGGCAAAGCCATTATGAGTCACGCAGATGAAGTCTGGCCAAGGCTCTACATTGGTGACCA gcaCAGTGCAGAGAACACGGCTGATCTGTCCAAGCATCAGATCACACACATCCTGAATGCAGCTCACAGTAAGCGTGGAGGACAGCCAGGAATCTACAGGGGCATGAAGATCACATACAAGGGCATAGAGGCTCATGACTCCTGTGGCTTTGACATGAGTGTCAACTTCGCCACAGCAGCAGACTTTATTCACAGGGCTCTCAGCAGGGGAG ACAAAGTGCTGGTGCACTGTCACGTCGGGGTGAGCCGCTCTGCCACTCTGGTCCTTGCGTACCTGATGCTGAAGCAGAACCTGACGCTTGTGGAGGCTATTTGTGCTGTGAAAGATAAACGTGGTGTGAGCCCTAATCGAGGATTCCTCAGACAGCTCATCGAACTAGATGGTCAGCTGTTTGGCACGCATCCCTGA
- the bag4 gene encoding BAG family molecular chaperone regulator 4 has product MHHHQTQSDLKSGWPSTGDSGNHNWNNTMDAPQYPGYPSHYWYPQSHSTGHYANTYPSGSEVQPQYNPQVMPGGYPNGHGVYSPQQSQYSTSGFHPSNPFYCADPQRPAPSPYPNQGCPAEQGSGPSGQPHAQHQHHHYAGPHCQGTPGYPPGPYPHYTEGGHAMPQNSPYPTGQSLHPNPQADAWAHSGAYGHSQQQWQPGQQPPQNHYGSHVRPPHPPAWPGTGTGAPPPYQPKDQLHQRAPQVGPKPRPTPSQNPPNGKPAEISSPPQMYNKTGRGELKPSQGDPPPSQAPAPGPAGLQPLSDNPGLAKVQQVMARVLLLQEDVDEFVGKKTDKSYRCLEELLTKELLELDSVETQGQESVRQFRREAVQRIQAILDQLEKKAF; this is encoded by the exons ATGCATCATCATCAGACGCAGTCGGATCTGAAGTCTGGCTGGCCCTCGACTGGTGACTCGGGAAACCATAACTGGAATAACACAATG GACGCTCCTCAGTACCCAGGCTACCCATCCCACTACTGGTATCCTCAGTCTCATTCCACAGGACACTATGCAAACACCTATCCGTCGGGATCAGAGGTTCAGCCCCAGTACAACCCACAG GTGATGCCTGGAGGTTATCCAAACGGCCATGGTGTCTACAGCCCACAGCAGAGTCAGTATTCAACAAGTGGTTTCCACCCGTCCAACCCTTTCTACTGTGCTGACCCTCAGAGACCAGCTCCAAGTCCTTATCCTAACCAGGGCTGTCCAGCAGAGCAGGGCAGTGGGCCGTCTGGGCAGCCCCACGCTCAACACCAACATCATCACTATGCTGGTCCACACTGTCAAGGG aCACCTGGATATCCTCCTGGACCGTACCCTCACTATACTGAAGGTGGACATGCAATGCCTCAAAACTCCCCATATCCCACAGGCCAGTCTCTCCATCCCAATCCTCAGGCTGACGCATGGGCACACTCTGGTGCATATGGACACTCACAGCAGCAATGGCAGCCAGGCCAGCAGCCTCCACAAAACCACTATGGAAGTCACGTCCGTCCACCACATCCTCCAGCATGGCCGGGGACTGGAACAGGCGCTCCGCCCCCATACCAACCCAAG GACCAACTGCACCAGCGTGCACCACAAGTGGGACCTAAACCCAGGCCAACCCCATCCCAGAATCCCCCCAACGGAAAGCCTGCAGAAATAAGTTCACCTCCTCAAATGTACAACAAAACAGGGAGAGGGGAACTTAAACCCTCACAAGGGGACCCCCCACCCTCACAAGCTCCAGCTCCAGGCCCAGCTGGACTTCAGCCCCTGAGCGACAACCCTGGCCTTGCTAAGGTCCAGCAGGTCATGGCCAGggtgctgctgcttcaggaagACGTTGATGAGTTTGTCGGCAAAAAGACAGACAAGAGTTACCGGTGTCTGGAGGAACTGCTGACCAaagagctgctggagctggactCTGTCGAGACTCAGGGACAGGAGAGCGTCCGGCAATTCCGAAGGGAGGCTGTACAGAGGATCCAGGCCATTCTGGACCAGCTAGAGAAGAAAGCCTTCTAA
- the lsm1 gene encoding U6 snRNA-associated Sm-like protein LSm1 isoform X2 yields the protein MNYVPGTASLIDDIDKKHLVLLRDGRTLIGFLRSIDQFANLVFHQTVERIHVGKKFGDIPRGIFIVRGENVVLLGEIEDYANTTPLISKKCCGETGHNPRESLLFLMQIWIRRQIQDFHGC from the exons atGAACTACGTACCGGGGACGGCCAGCCTCATAGACGACATCGACA AGAAGCACCTGGTGCTGCTCAGAGATGGGAGGACACTGATCGGGTTCCTTAGAAGCATTGATCAGTTTG CCAATTTAGTTTTCCACCAGACAGTTGAGCGCATCCACGTGGGAAAGAAATTTGGTGACATCCCGAGAGGAATATTCATAGTTAGAGGAGAGAATGTGGTCCTGCTGGGAGAGATA GAGGATTACGCAAATACTACTCCACTGATTTCCAAGAAATGTTGTGGAGAGACAGGGCATAACCCAAGGGAGAGTCTATTATTTTTgatgcagatctggatcaggaggcagatccaggactttcatggatgttga
- the lsm1 gene encoding U6 snRNA-associated Sm-like protein LSm1 isoform X1, translating into MNYVPGTASLIDDIDKKHLVLLRDGRTLIGFLRSIDQFANLVFHQTVERIHVGKKFGDIPRGIFIVRGENVVLLGEIDVDKPCDTVLQQVSIEEILEEQRLQQQAKQETEKVKMQVLKDRGLSVPKADNLDEY; encoded by the exons atGAACTACGTACCGGGGACGGCCAGCCTCATAGACGACATCGACA AGAAGCACCTGGTGCTGCTCAGAGATGGGAGGACACTGATCGGGTTCCTTAGAAGCATTGATCAGTTTG CCAATTTAGTTTTCCACCAGACAGTTGAGCGCATCCACGTGGGAAAGAAATTTGGTGACATCCCGAGAGGAATATTCATAGTTAGAGGAGAGAATGTGGTCCTGCTGGGAGAGATA gatgTGGATAAACCCTGCGACACAGTCCTGCAGCAGGTTTCCATCGAGGAGATTTTGGAGGAGCAGCGGTTGCAGCAACAAGCCAAACAGGAGACGGAGAAAGTCAAAATGCAGGTCCTGAAGGACCGAGGCCTTTCCGTACCCAAAGCTGACAACTTGGACGAATATTAA